Proteins from one Limanda limanda chromosome 4, fLimLim1.1, whole genome shotgun sequence genomic window:
- the LOC133000081 gene encoding golgin subfamily A member 7-like — translation MAETHSLQDLQQPGVSSKVFVQRDYSSGTICKFQTKFPSDLESRLDKQQFEKTIQTLNNLYTEAEKLGGKSYLEGCLACLTAYTVFLCMETHYEKVLKKITRYIKDQNEKIYAPRGLLLTDPIERGLRVVEITIYEDRSVGSGR, via the exons ATGGCTGAG ACCCACAGTTTACAGGACCTCCAGCAGCCAGGTGTCTCCTCCAAGGTGTTCGTGCAGAGGGACTACAGCTCAGGAACCATCTGCAAATTCCAGACCAAGTTCCCCTCTGACCTGGAGTCAAGA cTTGATAAGCAGCAGTTTGAGAAGACCATCCAGACTTTAAACAACCTGTATACAGAGGCAGAGAAGCTCGGGGGGAAGTCCTACTTGGAGGGCTGTCTGGCTTGTCTGACTGCATACACCGTCTTCCTCTGTATGGAGACCCACTACGAAAAG GTGTTAAAGAAGATCACCAGGTACATTAAGGACCAGAATGAGAAGATCTATGCTCCCAGGGGCTTGCTGCTCACTGACCCCATAGAGAGAGGCCTCAGAGTT GTTGAAATCACCATCTATGAAGACAGAAGTGTTGGCTCTGGAAGATAA
- the LOC132999565 gene encoding large ribosomal subunit protein uL10-like, protein MLLHHQQESLARAHEERVLAREQEWKFERLKDTSLSLNQLLAILGSTAKMPREDRATWKSNYFLKFIQLLDDYPKCFIVGADNVGSKQMQTIRLLLPHIKGNVGFVFTMEDLAEVRDLLLFNKVPASARAGAIAPCCVTVPAQNTGLGPEKTSFFQALGITTKISRGTIEILSDVNLIKTGDKVGASEATLLNMLNISPFSFGLDIQQVYDNGSFYSPEVLDITEESLHAKFLEGVRNIASVCLEIGYPTMASIPHSIINGYKKVLAVAVETDYSFSLADKVKAFLADPSADDMGFGLFD, encoded by the exons ATGTTGCTACATCACCAACAGGAGAGTCTAGCACGTGCCCATGAAGAGCGGGTTCTTGCCAGGGAGCAAGAATGGAAGTTTGAACGGTTAAAAG ATACTTCCTTGTCTTTAAACCAGCTGTTAGCGATCCTTGGAAGCACTGCAAAGATGCCCAGGGAAGACAGGGCCACGTGGAAGTCCAACTACTTCCTTAAATTCATC CAACTTCTGGATGACTATCCAAAATGCTTCATCGTGGGGGCAGACAATGTGGGGTCCAAGCAGATGCAGACCATCCGCTT GCTCCTGCCCCACATTAAAGGAAATGTGGGCTTTGTCTTCACCATGGAGGATTTGGCTGAGGTCCGGGACCTGCTGCTGTTCAACAAG GTGCCTGCATCTGCCCGTGCTGGAGCCATCGCCCCGTGTTGTGTGACAGTGCCTGCCCAGAACACCGGACTGGGTCCTGAGAAGACTTCTTTCTTCCAGGCTCTGGGCATCACCACCAAGATCTCTAGGGGAACCATTGAAATCTTG agTGACGTCAATCTAATCAAGACTGGCGACAAGGTTGGTGCCAGCGAGGCCACGCTCCTCAACATGCTGAACATCTCGCCCTTCTCCTTCGGACTCGACATCCAGCAGGTGTATGACAATGGCAGTTTTTACAGCCCTGAGGTGCTTGACATCACAGAGGAATCTCTGCACGCCAAATTCCTGGAG gGTGTGAGGAACATTGCTAGCGTGTGTTTGGAGATTGGATACCCCACCATGGCCTCTATCCCCCACTCCATCATTAATGGCTACAAGAAAGTCCTGGCTGTTGCTGTGGAGACTGACTACTCATTCTCCCTGGCAGACAAG GTCAAGGCCTTCCTTGCTGACCCTTCTGCTGATGACATGGGCTTCGGTCTGTTCGACTAA